Proteins co-encoded in one Garra rufa chromosome 21, GarRuf1.0, whole genome shotgun sequence genomic window:
- the LOC141296074 gene encoding 60 kDa lysophospholipase-like — translation MGRRRVSCGHSGSPETSTDVETRVLVINTGGTIGMVLHDGVLSPEYNALVKTLRKLPILHDEKYAEQTKLYECYKPEEKTLVLPKSKLDKRVVYTFLEYSPLLDSSNMTPNDWTTIGKDIEKYYEDYDGFVVLHGTDTMAYTVSALSFMCENLGKPVIFTGSQIPIFEMRSDGRDNLLGALLIAGQFAIPEVCLYFHHKLYRGNRVTKVDSGSFKAFASPNLPPLASSEVDIKIDWDSVWRPSTTGKFTVYTHMNHNVGLLRLFPGITTDTVKVFLSASMEGVILETYGSGNAPDNRADLLDEIRKATERGLIMVNCTQCLRGTVTISYATGQALSKAGVVAGFDMTPEAALSKLSYVLAKQDLSLEEKKRNMSRNLRGEMVADLEGAKFSLSDSRFIQIIAKTLSIGCKEELEAIRDAIMPILVCAAAKNGDTEALEAIRNMATDLSKADYDGRTPLHIAACEGNLNVVEYLLSKGVTIFTKDRFGDKPLRNAVQLRHKDVVELLRKHGAHLSRAELQDTGTELCRLAASGDLEGLQIWKLAGADMAMTGYDKKTPVEVAKANERKEVEDFLNAA, via the exons ATGGGTCGTAGAAGAGTCTCTTGCGGCCATTCGGGGTCTCCTGAAACGAGCACTGATGTTGAGACGAGGGTCCTGGTCATAAACACCGGCGGAACCATCGGAATGGTCTTGCATGACGGCG TTCTGTCTCCAGAATACAATGCTCTTGTCAAAACTCTGCGCAAACTCCCCATTCTGCATGATGAGAAGTACGCAGAACAGACGAAGCTGTATGAATGTTACAAGCCAGAAGAGAAAACATTGGTGCTGCC AAAATCTAAACTGGACAAGAGGGTTGTGTATACATTTTTGGAGTACTCTCCCCTGCTTGACTCTAGCAATATGACTCCGAATGACTGGACCACTATTGGAAAAGACATCGAG AAATACTATGAGGACTATGATGGATTTGTTGTTCTGCATGGCACAGACACGATGGCTTACACTGTCTCTGCCTTATCCTTCATGTGTGAGAACCTGGGAAAGCCCGTCATCTTCACTGGATCACAG ATTCCCATCTTTGAGATGAGGAGCGATGGAAGGGACAACCTCTTGGGGGCGCTGTTGATTGCAGGACAGTTTGCCATCCCTGAG GTTTGCCTCTATTTTCATCATAAGCTGTACCGAGGCAATCGTGTCACCAAAGTGGACTCTGGAAGCTTTAAAGCATTCGCCTCACCAAACCTGCCACCATTAGCCAGTTCTGAAGTTGACATCAAGA TTGACTGGGACTCTGTGTGGCGACCCAGCACAACTGGCAAATTTACAGTCTACACACACATGAACCACAATGTGGGTCTCCTGCGACTCTTCCCGGGGATCACTACTGATACA GTCAAGGTCTTCTTGTCGGCTTCCATGGAGGGTGTCATTTTGGAGACCTACGGCAGTGGCAATGCCCCAGACAACCGCGCTGACCTGCTGGATGAGATCCGTAAAGCGACCGAGAGAGGACTCATCATGGTCAACTGCACTCAGTGCCTCAGAGGCACGGTCACAATATCATATGCCACTGGCCAG GCTCTGAGTAAGGCCGGTGTGGTTGCTGGATTTGATATGACCCCGGAAGCTGCTCTTTCAAAACTCTCCTATGTGCTGGCAAAGCAAGACCTCTCTTTAGAAGAGAAGAAAAGG AACATGAGTCGCAATCTGCGAGGTGAGATGGTGGCTGACCTAGAGGGGGCAAAGTTTTCTCTTAGCGACAGTCGCTTTATTCAGATTATAGCCAAGACCCTTAGCATTGGCTGTAAAGAG GAGCTTGAAGCCATACGAGATGCAATAATGCCCATTCTGGTCTGTGCTGCTGCTAAGAATGGAGACACTGAGGCTTTAGAGGCCATAAGGAATATG GCAACTGACTTGAGTAAGGCAGATTATGATGGCCGCACTCCCCTTCACATCGCCGCATGTGAGGGCAATCTGAATGTAGTGGAGTATCTGCTATCCAAAGGGGTCACCATCTTTACAAAAGATCGCTTTGGTGATAAACCCCTTCGCAATGCTGTTCAGCTCAG ACATAAGGATGTTGTGGAACTGCTGAGGAAGCATGGAGCTCACCTCTCCCGTGCTGAATTGCAGGATACTGGAACAGAGCTCTgccg